From the genome of Maribacter algicola, one region includes:
- a CDS encoding mechanosensitive ion channel domain-containing protein encodes MEGFIEDHKSSLLFSLVLFVIIIILKIIFTSIVRKVGKLSDFNPVRINLIIKYINIVLIAMAFITLTFIWGVDYKDLGVLLSSVFAVIGVALFAQWSILSNITAGVIIFFSFPFKIGNTIRILDKEILDADNPEREVFVIEDIKPFHLHLRRANGEIITYPNNLVLQKGVVLVSTYRSEEVSEDE; translated from the coding sequence ATGGAAGGTTTTATTGAAGATCATAAGAGCAGTCTCCTATTTAGTCTTGTCCTTTTTGTAATAATCATTATCCTAAAAATTATTTTTACCTCCATTGTAAGAAAGGTAGGTAAATTAAGTGATTTTAATCCTGTTAGGATCAACTTGATCATCAAGTACATTAACATAGTACTTATCGCGATGGCCTTTATTACACTTACCTTCATTTGGGGTGTAGACTACAAAGACTTGGGTGTATTACTTTCCTCCGTTTTTGCCGTAATTGGAGTAGCACTTTTTGCCCAATGGTCCATATTAAGCAATATTACGGCTGGCGTAATAATCTTCTTTTCATTCCCCTTTAAAATTGGCAATACCATACGAATTTTGGATAAGGAAATATTGGATGCCGATAACCCGGAGCGGGAGGTTTTTGTCATCGAAGACATTAAGCCATTTCACCTTCATTTGAGAAGGGCGAATGGGGAAATAATTACTTATCCCAATAACTTGGTGCTACAAAAAGGGGTAGTATTAGTATCGACCTATAGAAGTGAGGAAGTTTCTGAGGACGAATAA
- a CDS encoding sodium:solute symporter, whose protein sequence is MGALDWTILCGTLLFIVSYGVWKTKGSANVDDYVKGGNEAQWWTIGLSVMATQASAITFLSTPGQAFHDGMGFVQFYFGLPLAMIIICLVFVPIYHRMKVYTAYEFLEGRFDLKTRSLAAILFLLQRGLAAGITIFAPSIILSAVLGWDLGTLNVIIGTLVIIYTVSGGTNAVSVTQKQQMFIIMTGMFVAFFFILGFLPSDITFSKALKIAGASNKLDILDFSMNTKSRYTFWSGITGGLFLALAYFGTDQSQVQRYLSGKSIRESQLGLVFNAIFKIPMQFFILLVGVMVFVFYQYNPSPLNFNPAATSAVMDSEYSEDYKILQEGQVALEAEKRIAQNQFSAALDIKEYTAVQEAKQQIIRINQKDSTNRIAAKALISRADESIETNDKDYVFIHFILNNLPKGLIGLLLAVILSAAMSSTASELNALGTITALDLYKRNKKGSFTEKHYVRASKAFTLVWGVIAILIACIANLFDNLIQLVNIIGSIFYGNVLGIFLLAFFFKFVKGNAVFFAAIITQIIICIIYYNLIHIYPAGEEKLGYLWLNFYGAALVIIMSIVFEAFDRMLSKPPSQV, encoded by the coding sequence ATGGGCGCACTAGACTGGACAATTCTTTGTGGAACCCTATTATTCATTGTTTCGTACGGGGTATGGAAGACTAAGGGTAGCGCAAATGTCGATGACTATGTAAAAGGAGGTAATGAGGCCCAATGGTGGACCATAGGTCTTTCAGTAATGGCTACACAGGCCAGTGCCATAACCTTCCTATCCACTCCTGGTCAAGCCTTTCATGATGGAATGGGCTTCGTTCAGTTTTATTTTGGTCTTCCCCTTGCCATGATCATTATTTGCTTGGTCTTTGTGCCTATTTATCATAGAATGAAGGTGTATACCGCCTATGAGTTTTTGGAGGGTAGATTCGATTTAAAAACCCGTTCCCTAGCGGCAATTCTATTTTTGTTACAACGGGGCCTTGCGGCAGGTATAACGATTTTTGCACCCTCCATTATCCTTTCGGCAGTGTTGGGGTGGGATTTGGGCACTTTAAACGTCATAATTGGTACTCTGGTCATTATCTATACAGTTTCTGGGGGTACCAATGCGGTCAGCGTTACCCAAAAGCAGCAAATGTTCATTATCATGACCGGAATGTTTGTGGCATTCTTCTTTATTTTAGGATTTCTTCCATCGGACATCACCTTTTCAAAAGCATTAAAAATTGCCGGCGCCAGTAATAAGCTGGATATACTGGATTTTAGTATGAACACAAAAAGCAGGTATACGTTTTGGAGTGGGATTACGGGCGGACTGTTTTTGGCACTCGCCTATTTTGGGACCGATCAAAGCCAAGTACAGCGCTATTTGTCGGGTAAATCCATCAGGGAGAGCCAGCTAGGTTTGGTATTCAATGCCATCTTTAAAATCCCCATGCAGTTTTTTATCCTTTTGGTAGGCGTAATGGTATTTGTTTTTTATCAGTATAATCCATCCCCCCTAAATTTTAATCCAGCCGCAACATCGGCCGTGATGGATTCAGAATACTCCGAAGATTATAAAATTCTACAGGAAGGACAAGTTGCCTTGGAGGCGGAAAAACGCATCGCCCAAAATCAGTTTTCCGCTGCCTTGGATATTAAGGAATACACAGCGGTACAGGAGGCCAAACAACAAATTATTCGCATAAACCAAAAAGATAGTACTAACAGGATTGCCGCAAAAGCACTGATTTCACGGGCCGATGAATCCATTGAAACCAATGACAAGGATTATGTGTTCATCCACTTTATTCTCAATAATCTTCCAAAGGGATTGATTGGTCTTTTATTGGCGGTGATTCTATCCGCGGCCATGTCATCAACGGCATCGGAACTCAATGCCTTAGGAACCATTACGGCCCTGGATTTATACAAAAGAAATAAGAAGGGTTCCTTTACCGAAAAGCATTACGTGCGAGCCTCCAAGGCATTTACTTTGGTATGGGGCGTTATTGCCATATTGATCGCCTGTATTGCCAATCTTTTTGACAACCTTATACAATTGGTGAATATTATTGGTAGTATCTTTTATGGTAATGTATTAGGAATTTTCCTTTTGGCCTTTTTCTTCAAATTTGTAAAGGGCAATGCGGTATTTTTTGCCGCCATAATCACACAGATTATTATATGCATCATTTATTATAACCTAATACATATTTATCCCGCGGGCGAAGAAAAATTGGGATATCTATGGTTAAACTTTTATGGTGCGGCATTAGTAATAATTATGTCTATTGTATTTGAAGCTTTTGATAGAATGTTGAGCAAACCGCCATCTCAAGTATAA
- a CDS encoding Rossmann-like and DUF2520 domain-containing protein: MISIVILGTGNVAQNLAECFHGIPEIDLVGIIGRTETSLHVFGNKYQVSKDWTNLPQADVYIIAVKDDAIGDVSNKMHVDGLVVHTSGSVALDVLSKHTKRGVFYPLQTFTAGKILDFKSIPLCLETNDDENKRLLGTLAEKISANVHFIDSEKRKILHLAAVFVNNFTNYMYTIASEICGEHQLNFSMLFPLIEETAAKIESMSPKEAQTGPAKRNDLKTLHGHLRLLKNEKHKTIYTLLSNAIKAANEHEEKL; encoded by the coding sequence ATGATTTCAATTGTCATTTTAGGTACCGGCAACGTGGCCCAAAATTTAGCCGAATGCTTTCATGGCATTCCGGAAATAGACCTTGTTGGCATCATAGGACGAACGGAAACATCCTTGCACGTTTTTGGGAATAAATACCAAGTTTCCAAGGATTGGACAAACTTGCCCCAGGCTGACGTTTACATAATAGCCGTAAAGGACGATGCCATAGGCGATGTTTCCAATAAAATGCATGTGGATGGGTTGGTGGTGCATACTTCTGGCAGCGTTGCTTTAGATGTTCTATCCAAACATACAAAAAGAGGCGTATTCTATCCCCTACAGACGTTTACGGCGGGGAAAATCCTGGATTTTAAATCAATTCCCCTATGCCTGGAAACAAATGATGACGAAAACAAGCGACTTTTAGGGACCTTAGCGGAAAAAATAAGTGCCAACGTTCATTTCATAGATTCCGAAAAAAGAAAAATCCTTCACTTGGCGGCCGTTTTTGTAAATAACTTTACAAATTACATGTACACGATCGCAAGTGAAATTTGCGGGGAACATCAATTGAATTTTTCTATGTTGTTTCCCTTGATCGAAGAAACCGCGGCCAAGATTGAGAGCATGTCGCCAAAAGAGGCTCAAACGGGTCCGGCCAAACGCAACGATTTAAAGACCTTACACGGACATCTCAGATTATTAAAGAATGAAAAACACAAGACCATATATACATTATTGAGCAATGCGATAAAAGCAGCAAACGAACATGAAGAAAAGTTATAA
- a CDS encoding septum formation inhibitor Maf: MFKKWLTLEVSVILFAAACTVFQSCNSKESTNKNEDIASIKKEPEIPRKNLPQEFKEYWYSGTAEITSYELEQARYGEIRMGKAVMIYVTEPFLKEKQVKADNASADNIPVLKLNATKKYLTGIYPYSIMTSSFYPVYDNQHALKVSFSAQEWCGHVYAQINNKEDFQVTSHSYFESEADQDFSLKKTILENELWNKLKISPEDLPQGTVQIIPSLEFVRLSHKELKAYDAEATLTNAGDTYTYEIKYPELERTLSITFSNTFPYSIESWSEITKSGFGPNAQLLTSKAKKIKTINTPYWQQNDNKDLYLRDSLGL, from the coding sequence ATGTTTAAAAAATGGTTGACCCTGGAAGTATCGGTTATTCTTTTTGCTGCCGCTTGTACGGTATTTCAGTCTTGCAATTCCAAAGAATCCACCAATAAAAATGAAGATATCGCCTCCATAAAAAAGGAGCCTGAAATCCCACGGAAAAATCTACCTCAAGAATTTAAGGAGTATTGGTATTCCGGCACGGCCGAAATCACTTCCTATGAATTGGAGCAGGCCCGTTATGGAGAAATTCGTATGGGCAAGGCTGTAATGATCTATGTTACGGAACCTTTCCTGAAAGAAAAACAGGTCAAAGCGGACAATGCCTCGGCAGATAATATTCCCGTCCTAAAGCTGAACGCCACAAAGAAATACCTGACCGGTATCTACCCCTACTCCATCATGACCAGCAGTTTCTATCCGGTTTATGACAACCAGCACGCGCTAAAGGTTAGCTTTTCCGCACAGGAATGGTGTGGTCACGTATATGCCCAAATTAATAATAAGGAAGACTTTCAGGTAACCTCACATTCCTATTTTGAATCGGAGGCCGACCAAGATTTCAGCCTTAAAAAAACGATTTTGGAAAACGAACTCTGGAACAAACTAAAAATAAGTCCTGAAGATTTGCCCCAAGGAACCGTTCAAATAATACCATCCTTGGAATTTGTAAGATTGAGCCACAAGGAGCTAAAAGCCTACGATGCGGAAGCGACCCTAACAAATGCAGGGGACACTTACACCTATGAAATCAAGTATCCGGAACTGGAAAGAACTCTTTCCATAACCTTTAGCAATACTTTTCCATACAGTATCGAAAGCTGGTCTGAAATCACTAAAAGCGGATTTGGCCCAAATGCTCAACTACTTACTTCAAAAGCCAAAAAAATCAAAACCATAAATACCCCTTATTGGCAACAAAATGATAATAAGGACCTATATTTGCGCGACAGTTTAGGCCTATAA
- a CDS encoding KdsC family phosphatase, producing MKKSYKEYLKDITTFIFDVDGVLTDGSVLVTTTGEMLRKMSVKDGYALKVAIDKGYNICIITGGTNEGVKKRLQGLGITDFYMGSHHKIDALEEYLDIYGIDPKNVLYMGDDIPDIPPLKKVGVASCPQNAVPEVRAICDYISHINGGSGCARDVIEQVLKVRGDWMENFSAAND from the coding sequence ATGAAGAAAAGTTATAAGGAATATTTAAAGGATATTACCACATTCATTTTTGATGTTGACGGGGTTTTAACGGACGGTAGCGTTCTGGTAACCACTACTGGGGAAATGCTACGAAAAATGAGTGTCAAGGACGGGTATGCCTTAAAGGTTGCCATTGACAAAGGTTATAATATATGTATCATCACTGGCGGTACCAACGAGGGCGTTAAAAAACGCTTGCAAGGTTTGGGCATTACGGATTTTTACATGGGATCCCATCATAAGATAGACGCCTTGGAAGAGTACTTGGACATCTATGGCATCGACCCAAAAAATGTACTTTATATGGGCGATGACATACCAGATATACCTCCTCTTAAGAAGGTAGGTGTGGCTTCCTGTCCCCAAAATGCGGTGCCCGAAGTTAGGGCCATCTGCGACTACATCTCGCACATCAATGGCGGTTCTGGCTGTGCCAGGGACGTTATTGAACAGGTATTGAAGGTCCGTGGGGACTGGATGGAAAATTTTAGCGCTGCCAACGATTGA
- a CDS encoding PIG-L family deacetylase, translating into MRRFAISILTCFLLVSPSFAQTPKNHSPADIYHEIQKLNFLGTALYIAAHPDDENTRLISYLSNHVHARTGYLSLTRGDGGQNLIGPELRELLGVLRTQELLAARRVDGGEQLFTRAVDFGYSKNPKETLGIWDKDLILGDVVTAIRKFKPDVIVNRFDHRSPGTTHGHHTASAMLSVEAFDLANDPKAFSDRLENTDTWQPKRLFFNTSWWFYGSQEKFEQADKSKLLNVDIGTYYPMLGMSNNEIAAMASSQHLCQGFGRLSSRGSEEEYLELLKGDMPQNNSDLFEGINTTWTRVAGGKEIGAILDKVEAEFNFKDPSVHLSDLVKAYHLLQKITDDHWKELKSKELRAIIEEVGGLHLEAFTAQGYSNPGAPISLNLEAVNRSNKKIMLESVYINDAIILNEPVSLKDNKLFQKEIKFNIPESTNYTGPYWLMEKGTLGTYKVTDRELIGKPESPRAFTATFHLSFDGVKISITKDVLYKYGRPDKGEIYQPFEIVPKATSMLKDKVIIFSDGTAKQIPVTVKAHKDNVKGMVKLRIGQDWILDIPAQAFNIEKKGDEQTLFFTLSPPASEDEAYMTSLVEVDGEENSKELVTIAYDHIPTQTVLMPSEAKVVRLDIQKAGQHIGYIMGAGDDVPTSLEQIGFTVHTVLPEEITENSLDKYDAVVLGIRAYNVVNELSFKQRYILDYAKNGGTVIVQYNTAGRWADQFENIAPYELQISRDRVTNENSEVKIIAEDHDLVNYPNKITTDDFKGWVQERGLYFPNKWSKEFIPILEMKDEGEKATKGSLLIAPYGEGHYIYTGLSFFRELPAGVPGAYKLFSNMLSVGKDNLSKKKQIKG; encoded by the coding sequence ATGCGCCGTTTTGCCATTTCTATACTTACGTGTTTTCTTTTAGTAAGCCCTTCATTTGCACAAACGCCGAAAAATCATTCACCAGCCGATATTTATCATGAGATTCAAAAACTGAATTTTTTAGGCACGGCCCTATATATTGCGGCACACCCGGATGATGAAAATACAAGGCTCATCTCCTACCTCTCAAACCATGTCCATGCCAGGACAGGATACCTCTCCTTGACAAGGGGAGATGGCGGTCAGAATTTAATAGGGCCAGAACTTAGGGAGTTGTTGGGCGTATTACGTACCCAAGAGTTATTGGCGGCAAGAAGAGTGGACGGTGGCGAGCAACTTTTTACGAGAGCGGTGGATTTTGGTTATTCAAAAAACCCTAAGGAAACATTGGGAATTTGGGACAAGGATTTGATTTTGGGCGATGTAGTAACGGCCATCCGCAAATTTAAACCCGATGTTATCGTTAACCGATTCGATCATAGAAGTCCGGGTACCACCCACGGTCATCATACTGCCTCCGCCATGCTAAGTGTAGAAGCCTTTGATTTGGCCAATGACCCCAAGGCATTTTCGGACCGATTGGAAAATACCGATACTTGGCAACCCAAACGCTTGTTTTTTAATACATCTTGGTGGTTTTATGGAAGTCAGGAAAAATTTGAGCAGGCCGATAAATCCAAACTTTTGAATGTGGACATTGGCACCTACTACCCCATGTTGGGCATGTCCAACAATGAAATTGCGGCTATGGCCAGTAGCCAGCACCTTTGTCAAGGCTTTGGAAGACTCAGTTCACGCGGATCAGAAGAGGAATATCTAGAACTATTGAAAGGTGATATGCCCCAAAACAACTCCGACTTGTTCGAAGGAATCAATACCACCTGGACAAGGGTTGCAGGGGGAAAGGAAATAGGCGCTATCCTGGACAAGGTGGAAGCCGAATTTAATTTCAAAGACCCTTCCGTTCATTTGTCCGATTTGGTGAAAGCCTATCATCTCCTGCAAAAAATTACCGATGACCACTGGAAGGAGCTTAAATCCAAAGAGCTTAGGGCCATCATCGAAGAGGTAGGCGGATTGCATCTTGAAGCTTTTACAGCTCAGGGATATTCCAATCCGGGAGCCCCCATTTCCCTAAATTTGGAAGCGGTAAATAGGAGCAACAAAAAAATCATGCTAGAATCTGTTTACATAAATGATGCGATTATATTAAATGAACCCGTAAGCTTGAAGGACAACAAGTTGTTTCAAAAAGAGATTAAGTTCAACATTCCAGAATCCACCAACTATACCGGTCCTTATTGGCTGATGGAAAAAGGAACCTTGGGCACCTACAAAGTAACGGATAGGGAATTGATAGGTAAACCGGAAAGCCCAAGGGCATTTACAGCAACCTTTCATTTGAGCTTTGATGGCGTCAAGATTTCGATTACAAAGGATGTATTGTATAAATATGGACGACCTGACAAAGGGGAAATCTATCAGCCTTTTGAAATTGTACCCAAGGCCACTTCCATGCTAAAGGACAAAGTCATTATTTTCTCGGATGGTACTGCCAAGCAAATACCGGTGACCGTAAAGGCGCATAAGGACAATGTAAAAGGAATGGTAAAACTAAGGATCGGCCAGGATTGGATTCTTGATATACCGGCACAAGCTTTCAATATCGAAAAGAAGGGGGACGAGCAGACGCTCTTTTTTACTTTATCACCTCCAGCTTCGGAAGACGAAGCCTATATGACCTCCCTAGTGGAAGTGGATGGTGAAGAAAACTCAAAAGAACTGGTAACCATTGCCTATGATCATATTCCAACACAGACCGTATTAATGCCATCTGAAGCCAAAGTGGTTCGGTTGGATATCCAAAAAGCCGGACAGCATATTGGATATATCATGGGTGCAGGTGATGATGTCCCCACCAGTTTGGAACAAATTGGGTTTACCGTCCATACGGTGCTTCCGGAAGAAATCACGGAAAATTCTTTGGATAAATATGACGCCGTAGTTCTTGGTATTCGGGCCTATAACGTGGTCAATGAACTTAGCTTTAAACAAAGGTATATCCTTGATTACGCCAAAAACGGAGGTACCGTAATCGTTCAGTATAACACTGCAGGTAGATGGGCAGACCAATTTGAGAACATTGCGCCGTATGAGCTTCAAATTTCAAGGGATCGTGTTACCAATGAAAATTCTGAGGTAAAAATTATCGCGGAAGACCATGATTTGGTAAATTACCCTAACAAAATCACTACAGATGATTTCAAGGGTTGGGTTCAGGAACGGGGGCTATACTTTCCCAATAAATGGAGTAAGGAATTTATCCCCATTCTGGAAATGAAGGATGAAGGTGAGAAAGCCACAAAAGGAAGCCTATTGATAGCTCCTTATGGAGAAGGTCACTATATTTACACTGGATTGAGCTTTTTTAGGGAACTTCCGGCGGGTGTTCCCGGGGCTTATAAATTATTTTCGAACATGCTATCCGTTGGGAAGGATAACTTGTCAAAAAAGAAACAGATCAAAGGATGA
- a CDS encoding Maf family protein: MLLEKLKDHTLILASGSPRRKQFFEEMGLPFEIRLKPVEEVYPKHLRGAEISDYLSKLKASAFHGTLNPKEILITSDTVVWHRNTSLAKAANAREAHEMIAKLSGDWHEVITSVCFSTVGQQIIKNCITKVKFKNLTVAEIDYYITHFAPYDKAGAYGIQEWIGLIGIVEIQGSYTNVVGLPTQLVYETLLDMVG, encoded by the coding sequence ATGCTACTGGAAAAACTCAAGGACCATACATTGATATTGGCCTCAGGATCTCCCAGAAGAAAACAATTCTTTGAGGAGATGGGCCTGCCTTTTGAAATTCGACTAAAACCGGTGGAGGAAGTGTACCCCAAGCACCTTAGGGGTGCCGAGATATCCGACTATCTTTCAAAATTAAAGGCCTCGGCCTTTCATGGTACGCTGAATCCAAAGGAAATTTTGATAACTTCGGATACCGTAGTATGGCATAGAAACACCTCGTTGGCCAAAGCGGCCAATGCTAGGGAAGCCCATGAAATGATTGCCAAATTATCTGGTGATTGGCATGAAGTCATTACATCGGTTTGCTTTAGCACCGTCGGGCAACAAATAATTAAAAATTGCATTACCAAAGTCAAGTTCAAGAACTTGACCGTTGCCGAAATCGATTATTACATCACGCACTTTGCCCCTTATGATAAGGCCGGCGCCTATGGCATCCAAGAATGGATCGGCCTTATTGGCATCGTTGAAATCCAAGGATCCTACACCAATGTAGTGGGTTTACCTACCCAATTGGTCTATGAAACACTTTTAGACATGGTTGGCTAG